In the genome of Arabidopsis thaliana chromosome 4, partial sequence, the window accaccaccaccgagACCTTCCACGACGGAGACAAGTGGGAGGAGgatgagagagagacagaTCAACgacttcatcatcatattttCGTTTCCTTaaccttttttaattttcgtGTGTTTAATGGTCTCTGGTGTTTATTATATAGACAAGACTTGtagatttggttttgctttgGAATGTGGGCTGATAGTTCCAGAAATTTACGGAGATCTCAATTGTGTGTTACGCGGTGACGAGTGAATTGTCTTTTTACACCGTCAGATTTGACAACTGGATAAGTCCACGTGGCGAAAGATAATGTACAACATGTTAAAGAGTCAACGAGGGTTGTCCCGTCACGTGTACTCGTAGTGGAGCAGAGCACTAAATGGGCCCATATATGTTGATTTGGGCCAATCTAGATTTGCGTCGGCAACTCAGTATTTGTAGTACGACGTCGGTTTTGCTCTTTAGTCAAGAACTATGTTCAATGTTCATTCCCTGCTTCTTAATAGCCTGGTTTGACTGGTTGGCCCGTTGTTTTATTCCCTAGGGTGGAAAAATCCACAACCGTTAAAACCCAAACCGTGGTTAAATTGATTTGTTATTGCATTTAAatctctctaaattaatatcCAGTATCCAATATAATGTTAATTCTAAATTAAGACCAAACTCGAAAACCAAGTTACaaatggttttatataattttagtttctaaaaaaaaaacaaaaaaggcaAACTGAAATCAAACCATAAACCGGATTAATCATCCATAAACCATAGTTATTGGCACAACACTAAATTGGCccatatttgtttatttgggcCAATATCTACATATAACGTCTAGTGTTTTCCGAGCCTGGTTCTGGCCcagagtttttattttccacaAGACGCAAGACAAATTCAACGGCTCAGATCATCCTGTTCCTTTCTAATTTACCGTAGACACGAGCACAGATGATTACGAAATCAAACGTaagaaacgaaacaaaacttttgctGCGGCGACGATCGGCAATTCGAAATGGACGACGGAGAAGGCATGGAAACTGCAGCGGCAGAGCTTGAGAGACTCCAAATTGAAATCCTCCACAAAATCTCCATTCTTGAGAGCTCTTTTCTCCCACAGAATTCCTCTGCTGCTCCGTCGCCTTCTCTACCGGTTGATGAAAACGAAACTGTGACTCGCCTCTCCACCATTCTCCAGTCCGGCGGCGTTAACGACTTCTGCTTCAAGAGAGTTGCTACCGATTACTATGACTGGCCTCTCGAATCTCGTCGCGACGTTCTCGGCGCTTCCTCAGTCGACCATCTCTGCAAGAGTATTGTTCTGGTACTTCAATTGCTATATAATTGAATTCTATCGGATTTAGTGTATTTTATGgaacaattttaaaatcttcGTTGATATGTGATTGTGACACTACACATTGAATCTCTGTGCCTGTGTTTGTTTCCTCACTAGATGCTGACTATATTACAGGTTAATACTCAAGCTGcatcaaatattttggattGCAGTGATCCAAACAACTCAAAATACTATGTGGTTGTGGTTCAGGTGCTCCTCATGGTTCCTGTAGAATAGCATTTTCACCTTTGTTTCGTCTTTAATCGTATTCATCTGACTATTTTACTTATGGTAGTATACTGCTAGATTCAATGCTGAAGCAGTGAAGCAGTTTCTTTATTCACTAAACGAGGGCAAGATCccaaagaaaagatttaaTCGTTAGTGCTTCTTATTTCTATGATCTGTTAACATATTGAAGTGTATATGATATGTTGCTTCTTTATGCTGAGGCTTGTGTTAACCTCTGTGTAGTGAGACTTGCTCCTGAGGAGACGTCGATTAAATTGACGGGGTTTGAGCATAATGGGGTAACCTGTATTGGTATGAAGACAAACATACCGGTAAGTTTTGTTTCCACACCGTTATTTCTGTGATAGgtttaaaaatctttgtttgattgaagCTGGCCAACTTTTCTACATCATGCATTATTGACATGTTTTGGGCGTGCTTGCTCAATGCTGCTCTACACTATTAATTACATATTAGACATAGGAGTAGTATGAGAGGAACCTCTACCcacttatgttttcttctcctaGACAAACAGTTTCGTGTTGTATTTTGTATTGAGAAATATTTACAGAGAGTTTTCCCTTTCATACACATGTTCTTGCCAAGCGTTTTGCAGACACTATAGTTTATTGTCCTGTCCTAGAGGCCCGGAAGGTTCCAGTGCCTAATGAGTTACACAGCTAGGTTTGgccttgttttgtttctcttagtCTGTACAGGAGGGTGTGGTGCATTATAACACAATTTGAATTGGTACAGAGCAGAAGTTAAGAGTTTCCGTGTGAGCCAGCTGCTGATTGTCCCACTCATTGTCTTTAGTACTTTCCCCGTTGATAGTAAAAAATTAGAACCTCCGTTTTTACAGTTCAATACCTTCTTTGCATTACAAGTGCGAGAGTTAGTAATTGGTGTCAGTCAGAGAGACTTAAATGGCGTTATTTTTGGtctgtgtatatataatcttaGGCACGTACCCTACTGCATTGATGTGTTTATCTTCCTTTCCTTATCCGGAATTGGCCCACTTCAGACAACACACTATTTGTGCTACTGTGACACATGAGTCTTTCAATATCATCTTTAGACCTCAGTAATTAAGTAAATGAGTTTCCCTTTAGGGTAATTAGTTAGGTTGCTTATGCTCTCATGATGAATTACTTGATCTCAATTGGATATGTGCAGATTGACTTGGTATTTCGAAGTATTCATTCATAGTGGAGATATGGAGTTTAGTATTAATTCATGTTTAGAGTTTCCATGGCATATTCAGACTAATCGTGCTTTGAATTGAAATAAACTTTCGATATATTGATACTGACGAGTTGGATGGGGGGGGCTTTGGGAAATGTCAGGTTATATTGGATGAGGCTATAACCAAACTTAAACCGGATTTCTTCTGGTTGGGTGGTGGAGAAATCGATCTGAAGCTCGGTGTCAGAACATCCGAATTCCTTGAATTTGTGAAACCATTCATTGTTCCTTGCAGTTGAAATCAGGAATATGTATAACACTATTTTTATCACCCTGTTATGAAATGTTAGGCTTAGCTTTAAGATTTTAGCTTCAATGAAGGTTTTTATCTCTTATACACATTGGTATTCTTTGTAATGATACTTTTGTTACGTGCTACTTGGAGCTAAAATGGCGGCAAAGAGATCTATTTGAGTCTACATGTCGATTATTCTAGATTGGTTATTGTTGATTTAGCTTCAGGCTCGGTTTAGTTTCTGTATTTAAGATCTCTTGTACATTCAAAGCTTAATGAAGAATTTTCACAATTCTGTTTCTCAAATGTTGAAAATCTTTTATGCAATACCcataagaaacagagtaattaATAGGAAGCACCTTGTTTGTTGTATACGAGGAGAAATAGAGAACAAAGAAGTTGGtcatgaatatatatagagatagCACAAGAGTCATTACAACCACCAACATGGTGAATGCATATGCATATAACAGTATGATATATTTAGAGAGACTGGTATATATGGATCGGGTAATTAAGACTTCTCGTTGTGGATCGGAGGCTTACGATGAGGCTGAGGATAATCCATGACTACTACTTCTTCCCCTGTCTCGACTCCACCCAACGCCCGCCTCCTTTCTCCACCATTGAAGACGTCCAAAGAAGCAACcttgtgatgatgatgcttaTGTGACCTTAAACGACGAGCGGCAGAGGCACATCCAACATTGGAAGACAAAAGCAGAAGAATGAAACAGAACACTATCACGAGTCCACTCCTCAAAGAGCAAGACATGACttctcttattcttcttcttgttcttgagaTACTTGTGTATATATGCTGTGTCTGTATACAGGGAGATGAGACTAGAGCAGGACAAAGAAAGTTTGAAATGTTGTTAATTGGtgtaagagaagagaagagggaaGGAGAGTATTTGTAGGCAGAAGAGAGTAAAGAGAGTAAGACAAGCATTAAATACAGGTGGGGGGAGGGGTCCTTCATTATCATAACATGCTCttgttcctcttctcttttatttctttttaatcttctctcttgtctattattcaaatatattttacattcaaCATACATATCTATCGTATGTATATGGGTGTCTTGATCGGCCAAACCTTTTGTCTACTTGAGAGTCTTCGTGGGGTCATCATCTCCTGCATTCTCATTTTCCTTTCTTCCATTTGCTCACCTTATTCTCCGGTTCTTCACCTTTTTCATCCACGCCATTATTGTATGACCGACGTGTTTACTCTCTTAAGTCCTAATCGATCACCTTCTTATCACTACACTATTTGACATTGATTTCTTTGGACAAAACACTCACAAGTTATGAAAAGCTTTTACATTCAACTTTCACTTCAATGGTCCAAAATCCCAAAAACACAACCGCGTCTCTCATGTTCCACGTGACCGGTTGGAACCTTGAATTACAATCTTTGACGATCATAAATCGAGCTAAAACTgtgaacaaataaatatatgaaacaaaaatcaatattgAAAAGTGTAAGATGAGAAACAAGCCAGCATGGTCCGACCGTCTCCTCCTTCTCTCCGTCAACGACAATGTGGGACCTTTATAAGATCGTCGCCGGCCAACCTTCAACCGGTACCGACCATGTCTGCCACGTGGCACAGTTCCCTTGTGCTTGCACTTCTATTGAGTTTGGTGATATAACTTCTCTTCACTTAGGCTTTGCAATTTGGAACTGTCATGGCCCATGTGCCATAAGCGACGTGTTATGTCGGCTTATAGATTGAAGACatcaaaaaaaacacaacaaagtCAAGAGGGAGATGTGATAGATTCACCTAAAGTAGGTTTTTAGATCCTTGAAAGAAGattatatacattattttatgttttctgtaCATATTAACGCCCGACCAAAGGTCCTTAGAGAATAAGTACATAGGTGGCTTGCTTGCTTAGTAATtaataagaagatgaaataTTTGGTGAAAATAGAGAGGAGTAAAATGAAATATCCAGCAAGAGGTCTCTATTATGGAGATCCAAATCCAAATGTGTTTTCTCCGCTGTAAGTGACATAGAGGAACCCATCATCATCCTTTTTCTCTTCGTACACAGAAGACATGAGCGCACCTGCAAAGTTACCAGATCAGATCAGCCAAATATAAAGAATTTATAATCACCGGGGAACATATAAGTAGACGCCTTCTTATGCTCTTGTTACTTGTGTTAAAAGATAATGAAACTCCTGAGTCTTGAATACAGAGGAGATCTATCTGTTTACCTGCTGGAGGAAGAACATTGTCCACGAATATGAAGATAGCCTTTTCTGCACtcaatttgattcttttgcGAATGACATACACAAACTGCCCCACAGTCAGATCAGCCGGGACTAGGTACCTGCAAATTTGAAAAAAGCTTAGTTATCAATCACTATTATTAACAAGTCAGGTCCGAATGAAAAGGATACTGATGCCATTTATATGCTTACTTTTTCTTGTCGATGGTTGGTATATCACTCTTCTCAGCCTTCTCAACAATCACCTGGATCccacaaaaatataaatgcgTGGAAATCATCATCTCAAGTGTCATTTTTACCATGTGAATCATAAAGCACGTAGCCACATGAATCATGCAAATCTACTTATCTAAGCCGTAAGTACTCAGTAAGAATCGAGTTTCAGAAAGTCACGTTCCAAAAAATGACAACTAAATTCAAAGTCCTAATGTTGTTATAGTCACTATAACTCAATCAACTCCATGTAGTTGAAACAGTGGCAAACATATATCACAAGCATGAAGCtaatcaaacaataataactTGATAACCATCCTTTAGTCGGGTAGGGTGTCCATTTAAAACCAGATGCTATCCCAATAAGTTCATTATATCCCAATAAGTTCATTACTACCATATTGCTGGGCCATAAACCACAACAACTTAACCTGCATAAACTCAGTCAAACACAAAAGATTGATCCGAACATAGAAAGGGAAACAATATGCTAATCACATATAACTTTAGAAATGTATGATCGATCAATGTATAAGAGAGACACTGAAAGTCTCACCGGAATCCTATCAGGATACTTCTCTCTAATCCTAGCAGCCTCTGCCCTTCTCTTCTCTGAAGATTTAGGAAACAGGATCATTAGATCAAAGCACAAGGTTTTGATTTCGAGGACCAAACAGTAAAGCAAGAACAAAGCTCAAATCCAAACCTAAGTCATGCTCTTGCTTGAACGAGCTTTTTGCCATTCCTTCCACGCCTACACACACATAACAAATAGGTGACACCAATCAGACaaccatcaaaacaaatttaacactcaaatcaaatcatcaaTTCCCAAACTCTGGAACTCAGATTATCAAAATTCCCACAAATCTATCAGTCGATCATGTTAAAGACCCAACCTTTAAGTAATCTAAACGAAAGTACAGGATCgcaatcaaaccaaaaaagaagttaagaaCTCAGTGATCAAACCTGTAGACTACAAAGAACGAAGCTTTTCTGCGATCAAACACTTCTCCAGAGCACAACGCTATCGTTGaagataacaacaacaattaacgaaaaaatatgaaagaaaaagcaaataagCAACCTACAAAAATTCtgcaaaacattaaaaaattatgcGATAAGGTCAGAGATTCTCTACAGATGGTGTATGGTAACATCTAAACACTTCAGCTGACGTTGTATGCTTAATCTGTTCAGTGAGAATCTGACGGTAGATATTAGCTATTTACTGAAATAGGAATCTCAACCGTCCATTTTACTGAAGGTGTACGAGGTAACTGTCTACGTAGATATTGCCTCCAACAAAGGATAAAGAAGAACCGGATATGCTGGGATCACGTTTCTGCATACGATATGACACGTTTACCCCTAGAAAATGTGTGTTAGGTGAAGAGTTCGGAAGGGTAATAGTTGGAAATTGAGAATGTCGCTTATAAGCTTTGCCTCTTCTAACAAAATGTAGGGCCTAGTGCAGTAATGGGCCTTGCAAATAAACGGATGGaaatatgaaaactaataaataaagtatagGCAGAAGTTTTTTTATGACTGTTATAGAGATCTGGAGATGTAGGTCTTGGTGTATGGACAGCTTAGGATTTCAAGCTTAGGCATTTCGAAATCAAGGGTTGAAAGCAATTACTGTATTTGAGAATATATCTTCAACACTGCACAAAActcattttgtaatttattaaaataccGGAATTGAGTGATTAATGTCAAAACCGAGAATTTACAGGATAACAAagataattaatcaaaatgaaTCTTTTATCAAAGTAAGATAAGTTTTCTAACAAGTTTTTTACTtatagatataaaatattatagttgtGAAAAGacataaacatttttaaaagttaagaTTGAGTTTTctgaagttgaaaaaaaaatcaaaattattttttaatcattatcCAAAATCATTACTTAATCCAAACCGATGCCCACCCTAATTATTTAACTATATTAATAAGGTTTGTAAGCAATAGTATataaaaagctaaaaaaaatataagggTATCTCACTACGTATGACACTTATCAAGTTTGTTAGAGCATATGGGGCACATATGTGGGAGTATGcactttttcatgtttatttcACTGcactttttcatgtttatttcACTGTTTCAAAACAATCAATACAATTATATCCTTACTCTCGTAACCTCAGGTCAAATAGCATGGTTAAGAAATGCCTTTGACGAATGATTTAGCTGTGCAGCAATATATAGTACTTTGAACTGCTCTAATGGGAGTGGATTGTGgattttcctttcttctgtttcttaatCTTGACATTAGATTTCCACTCCACCCCATCTTCGTCTAGTACCTTATAAGTCGTTCCAGCAATGTAGAAGGtgactttcttctcttcaaggTACCTCACAAAACGTTTAGCAAACTCAATGGGTGTTGAATGGCTTTTGTACTTTGATAAAAGACTCACAGCAATCTCCTAGTTAGGCTTGAAAATCAAAGTCTTGACAACTCGTTATGCCTCATCAATCACTTTTCCTCTAGCCAAGCCGTCTAAATATGTCCCCATTATTTCAATAGTTGGTTCTATCCATAGAGTCTTGACTATCCTTGCAAGAAGATAATGCCCATACTCAGTTTGTCGAGCATGTGTACAAGTTACCATCACGTTCCAAAATGTTGAGTGAGTTTTGATCAAGGTGGAAGGAATGTTCTCAAAGACTTGGATTGCTTTGAAGCATTCACTATTTGTGCCTAAGGTTGATATAAATGCATTCCACATACCTATACATGTAGCTCCAGATTTACCGCATTCATGAAAGAGTTTTTCTGTTAAGAAGAGTTTCAAACTCCAACTCTTAAGATTGGAGAGATATATTAGTCACATGGTAACTTTgttaaggaaaacaaaaactcaaatatttttaaaatttgttaatcaaataattttaaaattgatttcttgTATAaaagtattgtttttttgtgtattttaaattatatttttatttttattaagttattatgaatcaaatatttaagaattaaattgaattttgatttatacTTATATTCCAATCTTGTATATAAGTTAGTCAGATTGAAATATATGGTCGaaaattggtaaaaaataatattcacCATTATTTTGGTCATTAAGTTTTGACCACTTTTTGGTAAGATGTTTTCGACCACTATTCTCGGTCAAAAATGTCAACCGATCAAAATATTTCTACCATTTTTATTGGTCTAAAATATTCGAAGCAAATGTTTAATTCAGTATAAACATGCAACCAACAATTTACAAATGGTCAAAGAATTTCTACCAATTTTATTGGTCAGAACTCAACTTGCAACCAACAATTTACATCAACTTcgttttggtaaaaaaaatatcgatCGAAGATAGGTGTTTTTGACCAAACTGATGAATGTATCAATTCTAATCGTAATACATTTTCGACATTTACCACACTGATGAATGGTTTTTACTGTTAGGgtcgaacaaaaaaaaaatccaaattgaTGTTAGCTGTTCTGATGTCTCTAATTTCGATTAATTCTACCAAAACATTAATAACTTGGACTACATTTTAGTTGAAATTTACCCCTTAAAAACATCCAAATTGGGTGATACATTGGTGAGAGAGAAACCAAACCTCATTTAAAGTCATAAGTTATAATAATGCAGATGAGGACAAATATAGATTAGGATATGGTGTTGCTGGTAAAGGTGTGAAGCGACTTTGCCTCCTTGGTACCTTGAGAAATgtaatgatgaagatgatagtGTTCGTggtgaggatgatgatggtggATATAGAGGTTATGAAGCTGAGTGGGAAGAAGAGTTATTGGCCCataattctaaaaatatacGACAGCCATTTTGAATGATTTCAACTAAACATACGGTTAGTTCCGGTTTATATTCAGTTTCGTAACCAAAGAAAAACGCAAATCCCAAATTTTCCGGAAATGGAGGAATATTTGAATCTTATGTTGAAAGCGAGAGAGATTCTTGTTAGTGAAAGCCATGAAGAAGTAGCGATGGTCATCGATCATCTCTTTAAGCGTCAAGACTCCGAAGAGTATAAAACATCGCGTGCGCTGTACGACATCTGCGTTTCTTGTAACCCAGGTTGCTTAACCCTAAAGCTTCTTAAAGTCTATCAATCTTCTTCCAGTGGCATTCTCAGACTCCGATCAATCTCTCAACTCTCTGAGACCCTCACCTatctgaaaaatcaaatcGTATTTTCCAAATTCTCTCTCGACTCTCTCTATGAAATCAAACCCCTTTTGATTTTATGCCTTACAAtgcaagaaaccaaagaatcTGACATCAAGATCCTCAGGAAAATCGTGTCTTTTGTAACTTACAATGTCGTGGAGTTGCATAAAGACAAATGGGACGAGCTC includes:
- a CDS encoding YbaK/aminoacyl-tRNA synthetase-associated domain-containing protein, which encodes MTGLSNLVATFSALPQSTISARVNTQAASNILDCSDPNNSKYYVVVVQYTARFNAEAVKQFLYSLNEGKIPKKRFNLRLAPEETSIKLTGFEHNGVTCIGMKTNIPVILDEAITKLKPDFFWLGGGEIDLKLGVRTSEFLEFVKPFIVPCS
- the ATG8F gene encoding Ubiquitin-like superfamily protein (autophagy 8f (ATG8F); CONTAINS InterPro DOMAIN/s: Light chain 3 (LC3) (InterPro:IPR004241); BEST Arabidopsis thaliana protein match is: Ubiquitin-like superfamily protein (TAIR:AT3G60640.1); Has 30201 Blast hits to 17322 proteins in 780 species: Archae - 12; Bacteria - 1396; Metazoa - 17338; Fungi - 3422; Plants - 5037; Viruses - 0; Other Eukaryotes - 2996 (source: NCBI BLink).), with the translated sequence MAKSSFKQEHDLEKRRAEAARIREKYPDRIPVIVEKAEKSDIPTIDKKKYLVPADLTVGQFVYVIRKRIKLSAEKAIFIFVDNVLPPAGALMSSVYEEKKDDDGFLYVTYSGENTFGFGSP
- the RGF6 gene encoding root meristem growth factor translates to MLVLLSLLSSAYKYSPSLFSSLTPINNISNFLCPALVSSPCIQTQHIYTSISRTRRRIREVMSCSLRSGLVIVFCFILLLLSSNVGCASAARRLRSHKHHHHKVASLDVFNGGERRRALGGVETGEEVVVMDYPQPHRKPPIHNEKS
- the RGF6 gene encoding root meristem growth factor (root meristem growth factor 6 (RGF6); FUNCTIONS IN: molecular_function unknown; LOCATED IN: endomembrane system; EXPRESSED IN: 16 plant structures; EXPRESSED DURING: 10 growth stages; Has 30201 Blast hits to 17322 proteins in 780 species: Archae - 12; Bacteria - 1396; Metazoa - 17338; Fungi - 3422; Plants - 5037; Viruses - 0; Other Eukaryotes - 2996 (source: NCBI BLink).), encoding MSCSLRSGLVIVFCFILLLLSSNVGCASAARRLRSHKHHHHKVASLDVFNGGERRRALGGVETGEEVVVMDYPQPHRKPPIHNEKS
- the ATG8F gene encoding Ubiquitin-like superfamily protein: MIHVATCFMIHMVKMTLEMMISTHLYFCGIQVIVEKAEKSDIPTIDKKKYLVPADLTVGQFVYVIRKRIKLSAEKAIFIFVDNVLPPAGALMSSVYEEKKDDDGFLYVTYSGENTFGFGSP
- a CDS encoding YbaK/aminoacyl-tRNA synthetase-associated domain-containing protein (YbaK/aminoacyl-tRNA synthetase-associated domain; CONTAINS InterPro DOMAIN/s: YbaK/aminoacyl-tRNA synthetase-associated domain (InterPro:IPR007214); Has 30201 Blast hits to 17322 proteins in 780 species: Archae - 12; Bacteria - 1396; Metazoa - 17338; Fungi - 3422; Plants - 5037; Viruses - 0; Other Eukaryotes - 2996 (source: NCBI BLink).), with protein sequence MDDGEGMETAAAELERLQIEILHKISILESSFLPQNSSAAPSPSLPVDENETVTRLSTILQSGGVNDFCFKRVATDYYDWPLESRRDVLGASSVDHLCKSIVLVNTQAASNILDCSDPNNSKYYVVVVQYTARFNAEAVKQFLYSLNEGKIPKKRFNLRLAPEETSIKLTGFEHNGVTCIGMKTNIPVILDEAITKLKPDFFWLGGGEIDLKLGVRTSEFLEFVKPFIVPCS